One stretch of Halapricum desulfuricans DNA includes these proteins:
- a CDS encoding triphosphoribosyl-dephospho-CoA synthase, which yields MRSIAQNAELALLLEVAGTPKPGNVDREREYADLRFEHFLAGAVGARPGLELAADPDGPPIGEAFERAVAGMSDQRGGNTQFGALLLLTPLSRAAGRGNLSLSGVRAVVESTTVTDAAGFYRAFEHVAVAVDDPPADMDDLDVRRGSDAVPTLHARGLTLGGVMERSADRDGVAREWTEGFPRSFGAAERLRELEGPVADRAARVFLELLADEPDTFVAINHDEATAERVSERARAVLTGGEDADALAEELIEREINPGTTADIVAAGLFIALEEGLEI from the coding sequence GTGAGATCGATCGCCCAGAACGCCGAACTGGCGCTGTTGCTCGAAGTCGCCGGGACGCCCAAGCCGGGCAACGTCGACCGAGAACGCGAGTACGCCGACCTCCGGTTCGAGCACTTCCTCGCCGGTGCTGTGGGCGCACGGCCCGGACTCGAACTGGCTGCCGATCCCGACGGACCGCCGATCGGCGAGGCCTTCGAGCGTGCCGTCGCGGGAATGAGCGACCAGCGCGGCGGGAACACGCAGTTCGGCGCGCTGTTGTTGCTCACGCCGCTCTCGCGCGCGGCAGGTCGTGGAAACCTCTCGCTGTCCGGTGTTCGAGCTGTCGTCGAATCGACGACCGTCACCGACGCGGCGGGCTTCTATCGGGCGTTCGAGCACGTCGCCGTCGCCGTCGACGATCCGCCGGCCGACATGGACGACCTCGACGTTCGCCGCGGAAGCGACGCCGTGCCAACGCTCCACGCACGCGGGCTGACGCTCGGGGGCGTGATGGAACGGTCGGCTGACCGCGACGGCGTCGCCCGCGAGTGGACCGAGGGGTTCCCCCGGAGTTTCGGTGCGGCCGAGCGCCTGCGGGAACTGGAGGGGCCGGTCGCGGACCGCGCGGCGCGGGTCTTCCTCGAGCTGCTGGCCGACGAGCCGGACACGTTCGTCGCGATCAACCACGACGAGGCGACCGCCGAGCGCGTCAGCGAGCGCGCGCGGGCCGTCCTGACGGGCGGGGAAGACGCGGACGCGCTGGCCGAGGAGTTGATCGAGCGCGAGATCAACCCCGGGACGACGGCCGACATCGTCGCCGCGGGGCTGTTCATCGCCCTCGAGGAGGGACTGGAGATATGA
- the gltB gene encoding glutamate synthase large subunit: MDTIDREENKRLYDRSGQKANCGVGITLDLSGDRSHGIIEDGLDLLENLDHRGARGAEPNTGDGAGILIQKPHGFFTDEVDGLGGFDSYGVGVVFLPRGESSEQLRALIEDTADQEGFEVVAWRSVPTDNTSLGETAVATEPDVEQFFVEPQADLEPGEIDSGLYVLRRVIENRVEAEQPAGSERFYVCSLDRRKVVYKGLLTNAQVREYYPDLSDERVVSRLAFVHSRFSTNTLGAWELAHPYRNIIHNGEINTLRGNLNWMQARESELESPEFESAEPHSANTSGDEPRAIDKLKPITDEDQSDTAVVDNVLELLVESGRSMPHALRMLVPEAWEQNDQLDADREDWYRYHSTINEPWDGPALIAYTDGYSVGAVLDRNGLRPCRYVVTEDDRLVMASETGALEVQEDNVVHKDRLQPGQLFYADPEEGGVVSDEEIFDRLTDEKYGRWLEANEVRLEDLDGGPESTPTYVDGDITAYQRAFGYTLDHVEHLVEPMAEDGKDPVGAMGNDTPLSVLSSRNKTLFTYFKQLFAQVSNPPIDYIREETVTSLEQHVGHQRNLLGETPAHCRQLYLESPVLTREQQAKVADIDENGIEAKTIDVTYQKGRDLETAVDEIREEAVAAVEDGYELLVLSDRNTGPDRVPIPSLLATGGIHHHLVREGLRTRTGLVVESGQPCAVHHFATLVGYGADAVTPYLAYETIEDLVHEGIVDSDAGEALAQYRHAIEDGIQKVMAKMGISTLESYKGAQIFEAVGLDSDFVAEYFRGTENRTEGIGIEELEHDLLERHEYGFDTRISGSLHLEQGGELNWRRDGEFHQWNPNTIGKLQDAAQNDDYDAYREFASMINDQAERLQTLRGLLEFDTQSRESIPIEEVQPVEEITQRFFTGSMSFGSLSKEAHETLAAGMNRVGGFAGTGEGGEQVERFGTERECANKQVASGRFGVTSYYLANAEMLEIKMAQGSKPGEGGHLPGEKVNEIIADTRSTTPGVPLISPPPHHDIYSIEDLAQLIHDLKCSNPEAGVHVKLVSEAGVGIIAAGVSKGKADSVLISGAAGGTGASPKTSIKNAGLPWELGLAEAQQVLVENGLRSRIKVRVDGGMKTGRDVLVGALLGAEAYGFGTAPLITCGCLMLRQCHNNTCSVGVATQDEQLRERFPGDPEYVANYMRHMAQEVREYLAELGFESIEEAIGRVDLLEQKDVEHPKAKHVDLSELLWEPEGDDLQKTTEQDHGLEAKLDQDLLEAAEPAIEDGESVHVDLRAGNEDRTLGAMLSSEISKHHGEDGLPEDTVSIDVEGTGGQSFGAFLTNGITMHLEGDANDYCGKGLSGGKLIVETPDDASYEADENVLIGNVALYGATSGEAYVNGQAGERFAVRNSGVKTVVEGVGDHGCEYMTGGIAVVLGETGKNFGAGMSGGEAYVLDESGDFAENVNKDMVSLEPIEDERDVQMIRRMIENHVRYTGSEKGQEILEDFEEYLETFVKVMPDAYAEVVEEHLEAGEDIRVSPPAPTTAASPTEGDD; this comes from the coding sequence ATGGACACCATCGATAGAGAGGAAAATAAACGGCTATATGATAGATCGGGTCAAAAGGCCAACTGCGGCGTCGGCATCACGCTCGATCTGTCGGGCGATCGAAGCCACGGGATCATCGAAGACGGGCTCGACCTGCTGGAGAACCTCGACCACCGTGGGGCGCGCGGGGCCGAGCCGAACACCGGCGACGGGGCCGGAATCTTGATCCAGAAGCCACACGGCTTCTTCACCGACGAGGTGGACGGGCTGGGCGGGTTCGACAGCTACGGCGTCGGCGTCGTCTTCCTGCCGAGAGGCGAGTCGAGCGAACAGCTCCGGGCGCTGATCGAGGACACGGCCGACCAGGAGGGGTTCGAGGTCGTCGCCTGGCGGTCGGTTCCGACGGACAACACCAGTCTGGGCGAGACGGCCGTGGCGACGGAACCGGACGTCGAGCAGTTCTTCGTCGAACCGCAGGCCGACCTCGAGCCCGGGGAGATCGACTCCGGGCTGTACGTCCTGCGGCGAGTCATCGAGAACCGCGTCGAGGCCGAGCAGCCGGCCGGGAGCGAGCGCTTCTACGTCTGCTCGCTCGACCGCCGCAAGGTCGTTTACAAGGGGTTGCTCACGAACGCACAGGTGCGGGAGTACTACCCCGACCTCTCGGACGAACGGGTCGTCTCGCGGCTGGCCTTCGTCCACTCGCGGTTCTCGACGAACACCCTCGGCGCGTGGGAGCTCGCCCACCCCTACCGGAACATCATCCACAACGGCGAGATCAACACGCTACGCGGGAACCTCAACTGGATGCAGGCCCGCGAATCCGAGCTGGAGAGCCCCGAGTTCGAGAGCGCGGAGCCGCACTCCGCGAACACGAGCGGCGACGAGCCGCGAGCGATCGACAAACTCAAACCGATCACCGACGAGGACCAGTCCGACACCGCCGTCGTCGACAACGTCCTCGAGCTGCTGGTCGAGAGCGGGCGCTCGATGCCGCACGCGCTCCGGATGCTCGTCCCGGAGGCCTGGGAGCAGAACGATCAGCTCGACGCCGACCGGGAAGACTGGTATCGTTACCATTCGACGATCAACGAGCCGTGGGACGGCCCGGCACTGATCGCATACACGGACGGATACAGCGTCGGTGCGGTCCTGGACCGCAACGGCCTGCGACCGTGTCGATACGTCGTCACCGAGGACGACCGGCTCGTGATGGCCAGCGAGACCGGGGCGCTAGAGGTCCAAGAAGACAACGTCGTCCACAAGGACCGTCTGCAGCCTGGCCAGCTGTTCTACGCCGACCCCGAGGAAGGCGGCGTCGTCTCCGACGAGGAGATCTTCGACCGGCTCACCGACGAAAAGTACGGCCGCTGGCTCGAGGCGAACGAGGTCCGCCTCGAGGACCTCGACGGTGGCCCCGAATCGACGCCCACGTACGTCGACGGCGATATCACGGCCTACCAGCGGGCGTTCGGCTACACGCTGGATCACGTCGAGCACCTGGTCGAACCGATGGCCGAGGACGGGAAAGACCCGGTCGGCGCGATGGGCAACGACACGCCGCTGTCTGTGCTGTCGAGCCGGAACAAGACGCTGTTCACGTACTTCAAGCAGCTGTTCGCACAGGTGTCGAACCCGCCGATCGACTACATCCGCGAGGAGACCGTCACGTCGCTGGAGCAGCACGTCGGCCACCAGCGCAACCTGCTCGGTGAAACGCCCGCACACTGCCGTCAGCTCTATCTGGAATCGCCGGTTCTCACGCGCGAGCAGCAGGCCAAAGTCGCTGACATCGACGAAAACGGGATCGAGGCGAAGACGATCGACGTTACCTACCAAAAAGGGAGGGACCTCGAAACCGCCGTCGATGAGATTCGCGAGGAGGCCGTCGCAGCGGTCGAGGACGGCTACGAACTGCTCGTCCTCTCCGATCGAAACACGGGGCCGGATCGAGTCCCGATCCCGAGTCTGCTTGCGACCGGCGGGATCCACCACCATCTCGTTCGCGAGGGGCTGCGCACGCGCACAGGCCTCGTCGTCGAGAGCGGTCAGCCCTGTGCAGTCCATCACTTCGCTACGCTCGTCGGGTACGGTGCCGACGCCGTGACTCCCTATCTGGCCTACGAGACCATCGAGGATCTCGTCCACGAGGGGATCGTCGATTCCGACGCCGGGGAGGCGCTGGCGCAGTATCGCCACGCAATCGAGGACGGCATCCAGAAGGTCATGGCCAAGATGGGCATCTCCACGCTGGAGAGCTACAAGGGAGCGCAGATCTTCGAGGCCGTCGGACTGGATTCGGACTTCGTCGCGGAGTACTTCCGCGGCACCGAGAACCGGACCGAAGGGATCGGCATCGAGGAACTTGAACACGACCTGCTCGAACGCCACGAGTACGGCTTCGATACCCGGATCAGCGGGTCCCTCCATCTGGAACAGGGCGGCGAGCTCAACTGGCGACGGGACGGTGAGTTCCACCAGTGGAACCCCAACACCATCGGCAAGCTTCAGGACGCGGCACAGAACGACGACTACGACGCCTACCGGGAGTTCGCCTCGATGATCAACGACCAGGCGGAGCGCCTGCAGACGCTCCGGGGGCTGCTGGAGTTCGACACTCAGAGCCGGGAGTCGATCCCGATCGAGGAGGTCCAGCCGGTCGAGGAGATCACCCAGCGCTTCTTCACGGGGTCGATGTCGTTCGGATCGCTGAGCAAGGAGGCCCACGAGACGCTGGCGGCGGGCATGAACCGGGTCGGCGGGTTCGCCGGGACCGGCGAGGGCGGCGAGCAGGTCGAGCGGTTCGGCACCGAACGGGAGTGTGCCAACAAGCAGGTCGCCTCGGGCCGGTTCGGCGTGACGAGCTACTACCTCGCCAACGCCGAGATGCTCGAGATCAAGATGGCCCAGGGCTCAAAGCCCGGCGAGGGCGGCCACCTCCCGGGCGAGAAGGTCAACGAGATCATCGCCGACACCCGTTCGACGACGCCGGGCGTGCCGCTGATCTCGCCGCCGCCACACCACGACATCTACTCGATCGAGGACCTCGCACAGCTGATCCACGACCTGAAGTGCTCCAACCCCGAGGCGGGCGTCCACGTCAAGCTCGTCTCCGAGGCCGGCGTCGGTATCATCGCCGCCGGCGTCTCGAAAGGCAAGGCGGACTCGGTGCTCATCTCGGGTGCCGCCGGCGGGACCGGTGCCTCTCCGAAGACGTCGATCAAGAACGCGGGCCTGCCCTGGGAACTCGGACTGGCCGAGGCCCAGCAGGTGCTCGTCGAGAACGGCCTCCGCTCGCGCATCAAGGTTCGCGTCGACGGCGGCATGAAGACCGGCCGCGACGTGCTGGTCGGCGCACTGCTCGGCGCGGAAGCGTACGGCTTCGGGACCGCACCGCTCATCACGTGTGGCTGTCTGATGCTCCGGCAGTGTCACAACAACACCTGCTCGGTCGGCGTCGCGACCCAGGACGAACAACTCCGCGAGCGCTTCCCCGGCGACCCCGAGTACGTCGCCAACTACATGCGCCACATGGCCCAGGAAGTCCGGGAATATCTGGCCGAACTCGGCTTCGAGTCCATCGAGGAGGCCATCGGCCGGGTCGACCTGCTCGAACAGAAGGACGTCGAACACCCCAAGGCCAAGCACGTCGATCTCTCGGAGCTGCTCTGGGAGCCCGAGGGCGACGACCTGCAGAAGACGACCGAGCAGGACCACGGCCTCGAGGCGAAACTCGATCAGGACCTGCTCGAGGCGGCCGAACCGGCCATCGAGGACGGCGAGAGCGTCCACGTCGATCTCCGGGCGGGCAACGAGGACCGGACGCTGGGTGCGATGCTCTCCTCGGAGATCTCGAAGCACCACGGCGAGGACGGCCTGCCCGAGGACACCGTCTCGATCGACGTCGAAGGGACCGGCGGACAGAGCTTCGGCGCCTTCCTCACGAACGGGATCACGATGCACCTTGAAGGCGATGCCAACGATTACTGCGGGAAGGGGCTCTCCGGCGGGAAACTGATCGTCGAGACGCCCGACGACGCCAGTTACGAGGCCGATGAGAACGTCCTCATCGGCAACGTCGCGCTGTACGGCGCGACCAGCGGCGAGGCGTACGTCAACGGTCAGGCGGGCGAGCGATTCGCCGTCCGCAACTCGGGGGTCAAGACCGTCGTCGAGGGCGTCGGCGACCACGGCTGTGAGTACATGACGGGCGGTATCGCCGTCGTCCTCGGGGAGACGGGCAAGAACTTCGGCGCCGGGATGTCCGGCGGGGAGGCGTACGTCCTCGACGAGAGCGGCGACTTCGCCGAGAACGTCAACAAGGACATGGTCTCGCTAGAACCGATCGAAGACGAGCGCGACGTCCAGATGATCCGACGGATGATCGAGAACCACGTCCGCTACACGGGCAGCGAGAAGGGGCAGGAGATCCTCGAGGACTTCGAGGAGTACCTCGAGACGTTCGTGAAAGTCATGCCCGACGCCTACGCGGAAGTCGTCGAGGAACACCTCGAAGCGGGCGAGGACATCCGCGTCTCGCCGCCTGCGCCGACGACTGCGGCGTCTCCAACGGAGGGTGACGACTGA
- a CDS encoding GNAT family N-acetyltransferase, which yields MEVTIRDAEPGDASSLDVLRAQALKATFEDEYDRQTVGDLVATVDEELPDRIDDDRFLVAVAETEVTPVSYVVFDRRNGTILSIVTSPDYEREGFASAILAHVETAANEHGHESLSAVAPRSALAFFETCGFETAGTAEWHGLPGVRLEKSI from the coding sequence ATGGAAGTCACGATACGCGACGCCGAACCGGGCGACGCGAGCAGTCTCGACGTGCTTCGTGCGCAGGCGCTCAAGGCGACGTTCGAAGACGAGTACGACCGCCAGACGGTCGGTGACCTCGTCGCGACCGTCGACGAGGAACTGCCGGACCGGATCGACGACGACCGATTCCTCGTGGCGGTGGCCGAAACCGAAGTCACGCCCGTTTCATACGTCGTCTTCGACCGCCGGAACGGCACGATCCTGTCGATCGTGACGAGCCCCGACTACGAACGTGAGGGGTTCGCGAGCGCGATCCTCGCTCACGTCGAGACCGCCGCGAACGAACACGGACACGAATCGCTTTCCGCGGTCGCACCTCGATCCGCACTGGCGTTTTTCGAGACGTGCGGGTTCGAAACGGCGGGCACCGCCGAGTGGCACGGCCTGCCCGGGGTCCGACTCGAGAAGTCGATCTGA
- a CDS encoding ABC transporter ATP-binding protein translates to MTDRFLVENLTKDYGPVVAVDGVDLSIEPGVVHCLAGPNGSGKSTLLGVLLGLVRPTEGTVVRPASDRVGASFQEPAFYDDLTVRENLDVFRALAGDPDFEWVQEVIGVFNLSRVLHRRAAELSGGYSKQLDLALALLNEPDFLLLDEPLADLDDVSRESLVAFLERYAAEDNAVVVSSHRIDAFAPILDRLTVMNEGEIVLDGRREEIDGAETIRRVYREAIAENDRDSESGG, encoded by the coding sequence GTGACCGATCGGTTCCTCGTCGAGAACCTGACGAAAGATTACGGCCCGGTCGTGGCCGTCGACGGCGTCGATCTGTCGATCGAACCCGGCGTCGTCCACTGTCTGGCCGGGCCGAACGGGTCGGGCAAATCGACGCTTCTGGGTGTCTTGCTCGGACTCGTCCGGCCGACCGAGGGGACCGTCGTCCGGCCCGCGAGCGATCGAGTCGGCGCGAGCTTCCAGGAACCGGCCTTCTACGACGACCTCACCGTCCGGGAGAACCTCGACGTGTTCCGCGCGCTGGCCGGCGATCCGGACTTCGAGTGGGTGCAGGAGGTCATCGGGGTATTCAACCTGTCGCGCGTGCTCCACCGCCGGGCCGCCGAGCTGTCTGGCGGGTACAGCAAGCAACTCGATCTGGCGCTCGCGCTGTTGAACGAACCCGATTTCCTGCTGCTGGACGAGCCACTCGCAGATCTCGACGACGTCAGCCGCGAGTCGCTCGTCGCGTTCCTCGAACGGTACGCGGCCGAGGACAACGCGGTCGTCGTTTCGAGCCACCGGATCGACGCGTTCGCGCCCATTCTCGACCGCCTAACCGTGATGAACGAGGGGGAGATCGTTCTCGATGGCCGGCGCGAGGAGATCGACGGGGCCGAGACGATCAGACGCGTCTATCGCGAGGCCATCGCGGAGAACGACAGAGATAGTGAGAGCGGCGGATAG
- a CDS encoding asparagine synthase C-terminal domain-containing protein, with protein sequence MTLHGAPPSVVRAAIQRGDPLPGTRGFAGEVDGLLVRDVLGRYPLFIDGEAWAFDPTELDDPRSFPAGHVRSREGMERWGSLPEPSLAEPSDGVEAVRSALERAFSTVDTDGLAIAFSGGLDSALLAAVFDVPLYVVGFPDSHDVEAARHGADLLDADLTVVEATHADLERAVPEIVAATGRTNAMDVQIALPLYLVAERVAADGFDRLALGQGADELFGGYAKVAKAPEDPRVESDTVRGATREVIETLPDQLERDVLTVRAAGVEPVAPLLHDAVVEAALGLPGELLVEGETRKVALREAAWRWLPEELATREKKAVQYGSLVARELDRLARQAGFKRRMDDHVTQYVESLSR encoded by the coding sequence ATGACGCTTCACGGTGCCCCCCCGTCGGTCGTGCGCGCAGCGATCCAGCGAGGCGACCCGCTCCCCGGCACGCGCGGCTTCGCCGGCGAGGTCGACGGACTGCTCGTCCGGGACGTCCTCGGCCGGTACCCACTCTTTATCGACGGTGAGGCGTGGGCGTTCGACCCGACCGAACTCGACGACCCGCGATCGTTCCCGGCCGGCCACGTCCGGTCCCGGGAGGGGATGGAACGGTGGGGTTCGCTCCCCGAACCGTCTCTCGCCGAACCCAGCGACGGCGTCGAAGCCGTCCGGTCGGCGCTCGAACGCGCGTTCTCGACGGTCGACACGGACGGCCTCGCCATCGCCTTCTCCGGCGGGCTCGACTCGGCGCTGCTCGCGGCCGTCTTCGACGTCCCGCTGTACGTCGTCGGGTTCCCGGACAGCCACGACGTCGAGGCGGCACGGCACGGCGCGGACCTGCTCGATGCCGATCTCACCGTCGTCGAGGCCACGCACGCCGATCTCGAACGCGCCGTCCCCGAGATCGTGGCCGCGACCGGCCGGACCAACGCGATGGACGTCCAGATCGCGCTCCCGCTGTATCTGGTCGCCGAGCGCGTCGCCGCCGACGGGTTCGATCGGCTCGCGCTGGGCCAGGGCGCCGACGAACTGTTCGGCGGCTACGCCAAGGTCGCGAAGGCCCCCGAGGACCCGCGGGTCGAGAGCGACACCGTCCGGGGGGCGACTCGCGAGGTCATCGAGACGCTTCCGGACCAGCTCGAACGGGACGTACTGACCGTCCGCGCGGCCGGCGTCGAACCGGTCGCGCCGCTGTTGCACGACGCGGTCGTCGAGGCCGCGCTGGGGTTGCCCGGCGAGTTGCTCGTCGAGGGCGAGACGCGGAAGGTCGCGCTCCGGGAGGCGGCCTGGCGGTGGCTCCCCGAGGAGCTGGCGACCCGCGAGAAGAAGGCCGTCCAGTACGGCAGTCTCGTCGCGCGCGAACTCGATCGGCTGGCCCGACAGGCCGGCTTCAAGCGCCGGATGGACGACCACGTCACGCAGTACGTCGAGTCGCTGAGCCGCTGA
- the cofD gene encoding 2-phospho-L-lactate transferase, whose protein sequence is MITFLSGGTGTPKLLAGADAVFDPRETTVVANTGDDIELGGHLVCPDVDTVLFLDGGELDRETWWGIEGDTAETHERLHALADAAGIEAGPRYLSDERQTAGREIARWRRFSAVAEFMHIGDRDRAIHLTRTGLLDEGHSLTEATAALAEALGIERSILPMSDDPVASLVHTPDGVQHFQEWWVARDGEPPVETVEFRGGDEATPTDAVLEALEAPVVIGPSNPVTSIGPMLAMDEFRDALESTPVVAVSPFVEDRVFSGPAGKLMAATGRDPSTAGTAEAYPFADAFVLDSDDGTDLDRPVVRTDTAMDTEADAERVARSVERALSDLAGVSL, encoded by the coding sequence ATGATTACCTTTCTCTCGGGCGGGACGGGCACGCCCAAGCTGCTCGCGGGGGCCGACGCGGTCTTCGATCCCCGGGAGACGACAGTCGTCGCGAACACCGGCGACGACATCGAACTCGGCGGCCATCTCGTCTGCCCGGACGTAGATACGGTACTGTTCCTCGACGGCGGCGAACTCGATCGGGAGACGTGGTGGGGGATCGAAGGAGACACCGCCGAGACACACGAGCGACTGCACGCGCTCGCCGACGCCGCAGGAATCGAAGCCGGCCCGCGGTATCTCTCCGACGAGCGACAGACGGCCGGCCGCGAGATCGCTCGCTGGCGGCGCTTCTCGGCGGTCGCGGAGTTCATGCATATCGGCGACCGCGACAGGGCGATCCATCTCACGCGGACGGGACTGCTCGACGAGGGGCATTCGCTCACTGAGGCGACGGCCGCGCTGGCCGAGGCGCTGGGCATCGAGCGCTCGATCCTCCCGATGAGCGACGATCCCGTTGCGAGTCTCGTCCACACGCCCGACGGAGTCCAGCACTTCCAGGAGTGGTGGGTCGCCCGCGACGGCGAGCCGCCGGTCGAGACCGTCGAGTTCAGAGGGGGCGACGAGGCGACGCCGACCGACGCCGTGCTCGAGGCGCTCGAAGCGCCGGTCGTGATCGGTCCCTCGAATCCGGTCACGAGCATCGGCCCGATGCTCGCGATGGACGAGTTCCGCGACGCGCTGGAGTCGACCCCCGTCGTCGCCGTCTCGCCGTTCGTCGAGGACCGGGTGTTCTCCGGACCGGCCGGGAAACTGATGGCCGCGACCGGGCGCGACCCCTCGACGGCGGGGACGGCCGAGGCCTATCCCTTCGCGGACGCGTTCGTCCTCGACAGCGACGACGGGACGGACCTCGACCGGCCGGTCGTGCGTACCGATACCGCGATGGACACCGAAGCCGACGCCGAGCGGGTCGCCCGGTCGGTCGAGCGGGCGCTCTCGGACCTCGCGGGGGTGTCACTGTGA
- a CDS encoding DUF447 domain-containing protein, with amino-acid sequence MSGDSAAWPVDLRGVTESIVTTRGPNDRWNVAALGLHAGDPVTARTWGATRTRRNFEERGRGYVQFAPDPVAFAEAALTVREERDPVLASADAWVEVEPERRASGTDGGTEWVDWALHPVEGRIERRGVRTTNRGYYAVIEATVAASRLGVDAYDQDRLRQRLDYFEGVVETCGGEPENEAFEVVRANVEW; translated from the coding sequence ATGAGCGGCGATTCGGCGGCGTGGCCGGTCGACCTCCGGGGCGTGACCGAGTCGATCGTCACCACCCGGGGGCCGAACGACCGGTGGAACGTCGCCGCGCTGGGCCTGCACGCCGGCGACCCGGTGACAGCTCGCACGTGGGGCGCGACCCGGACGCGGCGGAACTTCGAGGAGCGCGGCCGGGGGTACGTCCAGTTCGCGCCCGATCCGGTCGCGTTCGCCGAGGCGGCGCTGACGGTCCGCGAGGAGCGCGATCCGGTCCTCGCGAGCGCGGACGCCTGGGTCGAGGTCGAACCCGAGCGACGAGCGAGCGGGACCGACGGCGGCACGGAGTGGGTCGACTGGGCGCTGCACCCGGTCGAGGGTCGGATCGAGCGCCGGGGCGTCCGGACGACGAACCGCGGATACTACGCCGTCATCGAGGCGACGGTCGCGGCCTCGCGGCTCGGCGTCGATGCCTACGATCAGGACCGACTTCGACAGCGACTCGACTACTTCGAGGGCGTCGTCGAGACCTGCGGCGGCGAACCGGAGAACGAGGCGTTCGAGGTCGTGCGCGCGAACGTCGAGTGGTAG
- a CDS encoding PHP domain-containing protein — MLSVELHVHSSLSYDGRDPVDDILVRAREASLDALAITDHDEFDASLEAVEKAPEYGLVGIPGMEVTSAAGHVLALGISEAIPKGLPFTETLDRIHAQGGIAVVPHPFQESRSGVMAEVSRVDLARADAIEVYNSRLLTGYANRQARRFALEHGIPMTAGSDAHIAEMVGRATTDVDTDERSVEAILSAIADGRTSIEGRRTPWHISFKQAAGGAKRRVRARLSTLFE; from the coding sequence GTGCTCTCGGTCGAGCTTCACGTTCACTCCTCGCTCTCCTACGACGGGCGCGATCCCGTCGACGACATTCTGGTACGGGCACGCGAGGCGTCGCTCGACGCGCTCGCGATCACCGACCACGACGAGTTCGACGCGAGCCTCGAGGCCGTCGAGAAGGCACCCGAATACGGTCTCGTCGGCATTCCCGGGATGGAGGTGACCAGCGCGGCGGGACACGTGCTCGCGCTGGGGATCTCCGAGGCGATCCCGAAGGGACTGCCGTTCACCGAGACGCTCGACCGGATCCACGCACAGGGCGGTATCGCCGTCGTTCCCCACCCCTTCCAGGAATCACGGAGCGGCGTGATGGCGGAGGTCTCGCGCGTCGACCTCGCGCGGGCCGACGCCATCGAGGTCTACAACTCCCGGCTGTTGACCGGCTACGCCAACCGGCAGGCGCGGCGGTTCGCGCTCGAACACGGGATCCCGATGACCGCCGGGAGCGACGCCCATATCGCGGAGATGGTCGGCCGGGCGACCACCGACGTCGACACCGACGAGCGGTCGGTCGAGGCGATCCTGTCGGCGATCGCCGACGGCCGGACCAGCATCGAGGGGCGACGGACGCCGTGGCATATCAGTTTCAAACAGGCCGCCGGCGGGGCGAAGCGACGCGTTCGGGCCAGACTCTCGACGCTTTTCGAATGA
- a CDS encoding 30S ribosomal protein S17e has product MAIKPAYVKKTATILMEKYPDAFGSDFEHNKELVAELTNIESKGVRNRIAGYVTRKQNRPVEA; this is encoded by the coding sequence ATGGCGATCAAACCGGCCTACGTCAAGAAGACGGCAACGATCCTGATGGAGAAGTACCCCGACGCCTTCGGCTCGGACTTCGAGCACAACAAGGAACTCGTCGCGGAACTGACCAACATCGAGTCCAAGGGCGTTCGCAACCGGATCGCGGGCTACGTCACGCGAAAGCAGAACCGACCCGTCGAAGCCTGA